Proteins from one Nitrososphaerales archaeon genomic window:
- a CDS encoding class I tRNA ligase family protein, with product MITKLARRTSRRSRLSADYDWKQIEPKVRDFYAKPRVRASLQKRLAKAKPVGYVEGPPTLNNQPHMGHVRGRVIKDLWYRYSTMNGVRIVFRGGWDTQGLPVELQAEKELGLTGNKWDNLRQVGMEKLVEACKGLIGKYRPTWEEADRLIGLMLDQKKAYMTYRDDYIEREWKYLKIAWGKGLLGEGYKVVAYCPSCLTALSHAEVALGGYEQLEDPSLYYKVKAGDGSFLVIWTTMPFTVVTDELVAVKPDADYEYVGVGAETWVVCSERKDQMAKELGVQFGETRKMVKGKELAGIKYTHPLLDEIPGLNTPEYVGKVHKVVAEDFVDTTTGTGLVHLSPANGEDDFAAAQKIGIQVFAPFDDQVRFTQDAGKFSGLFARDADEKVVSELGDRGALVYAGKLTHDYPVCWRSGHRIVWLARREYFYWIDRVRDQLIRAAEKVEYYFEAPRNRFLESIRDSPPWGITRERVWGTPLPIWVCKDCGEKVPAFSRRRILKLARELPDGPNFELHRPWVDRVVLSCPSCGGDAVREPFVLDAWHNSGSAPYSAFTDREYRQLIPAKHLTEGIDQTRAWAYTLLVLNVLMTGRPQAPYKAFLFQGHVLDDQGRKMSKSLGNTIWGLDLLRSKSVDLSRFYLIRKSAPEDSLSMDMKEMEARPYQVLNTLYHLHVYLTQNGELDGYDPERHTVAWAKRSGLLTTVDRWLLTKLSRAEKEVPAAYERTRYNEVCKALEALVISHVSQTYVRLVRGELWKDDPKERKRRLAIYATLGHVLRRADIMLHPVIPFVTEYLYQQSFSGRRKWLSPLLTEEFLEPARVGTSPTAEASVEFALAAEEASNSARTKARLKRRWPLRRMSVLVSRRTVGKARGARRLTCSLCNVKEVNVTSSVKDFPASFELVPNASRVGALFKERTREILASLKPLTGQAALSVYLSGKPLAVETTAGKAEVPTAALELVVKPADGFEVGESTGVFVAIDKTRDEGLVAEGLVRDVARRLQALRKVRGYSPTAVLNTASVAGLEKEELNLLEPMQKELAFLVRVRSVRLLGTAEKDAKWAEEDLDGKPVYLDVS from the coding sequence GTGATTACAAAATTAGCGAGACGCACTAGCCGCAGAAGTAGACTCAGCGCAGACTACGACTGGAAGCAAATCGAACCGAAGGTCAGGGACTTCTATGCGAAACCACGCGTTCGAGCTAGTCTTCAGAAAAGGCTCGCCAAGGCCAAGCCCGTAGGTTACGTGGAGGGTCCGCCGACCCTCAACAACCAGCCTCACATGGGGCACGTGAGGGGCCGCGTCATCAAGGACCTGTGGTACCGGTACAGCACGATGAATGGAGTGAGGATAGTCTTCCGTGGAGGATGGGACACGCAGGGACTGCCCGTTGAGCTGCAGGCAGAGAAGGAGCTCGGGCTGACCGGGAACAAGTGGGACAACCTAAGGCAGGTAGGCATGGAGAAGCTTGTCGAAGCCTGCAAGGGCCTGATTGGGAAGTACCGTCCGACTTGGGAGGAGGCGGACAGGCTCATCGGTCTGATGCTCGACCAGAAGAAGGCCTACATGACCTACAGGGACGACTACATAGAAAGGGAATGGAAGTACCTCAAGATTGCCTGGGGAAAGGGGCTGCTCGGAGAAGGGTACAAGGTGGTCGCCTACTGCCCGAGCTGCCTGACTGCATTGAGCCACGCTGAGGTGGCGCTGGGCGGATACGAACAGCTCGAGGACCCGAGCCTATACTACAAGGTGAAGGCTGGGGACGGCTCCTTCCTGGTCATCTGGACGACGATGCCCTTCACAGTGGTGACCGACGAGCTTGTCGCGGTCAAGCCTGATGCCGACTACGAGTACGTCGGGGTGGGCGCGGAGACCTGGGTCGTGTGCTCGGAAAGGAAGGATCAGATGGCGAAGGAACTCGGGGTCCAGTTCGGAGAGACTCGAAAGATGGTCAAGGGCAAAGAATTGGCGGGAATCAAGTATACCCATCCTCTGCTCGACGAGATTCCAGGACTGAACACACCCGAGTATGTCGGCAAAGTGCACAAGGTCGTGGCGGAGGACTTCGTGGACACGACCACCGGCACAGGCCTCGTCCATCTCTCACCAGCAAACGGCGAGGACGATTTCGCGGCGGCGCAGAAGATTGGGATTCAGGTCTTCGCCCCATTCGACGACCAAGTGAGGTTCACGCAGGATGCCGGCAAGTTCAGCGGGCTCTTCGCCAGGGACGCGGACGAGAAGGTCGTGTCGGAGCTGGGGGATAGGGGGGCGCTGGTCTACGCGGGGAAGCTCACCCACGACTACCCTGTCTGCTGGAGGTCAGGGCACAGGATCGTATGGCTGGCCAGGAGGGAGTACTTCTACTGGATCGACAGGGTCAGGGACCAGCTCATCCGCGCGGCGGAGAAGGTCGAGTACTACTTCGAAGCGCCCAGGAACAGGTTCCTAGAGTCGATCCGCGATTCGCCGCCTTGGGGGATAACCAGGGAGCGGGTCTGGGGGACCCCGCTACCAATCTGGGTCTGCAAGGATTGCGGCGAGAAGGTGCCAGCCTTCTCGCGGAGGAGAATCCTGAAACTGGCCAGGGAGCTCCCTGACGGACCGAACTTCGAGCTGCACAGGCCGTGGGTGGACCGGGTCGTGCTCAGCTGTCCGAGCTGCGGAGGCGACGCAGTCAGGGAGCCGTTCGTGCTCGACGCCTGGCACAACAGCGGATCAGCCCCGTACTCTGCGTTCACGGACAGGGAGTACCGCCAACTCATCCCCGCGAAGCACCTGACCGAGGGGATAGACCAGACCAGGGCCTGGGCCTACACGCTGCTCGTGCTGAACGTCCTGATGACGGGCAGGCCACAGGCGCCCTACAAGGCGTTCCTGTTCCAAGGGCACGTGCTGGACGACCAGGGGAGGAAAATGAGCAAGAGTCTGGGCAATACGATATGGGGGCTGGACCTTCTTCGGTCGAAGTCGGTGGACCTCTCTAGGTTCTACCTCATTCGGAAGAGCGCCCCAGAAGACTCGCTGAGCATGGACATGAAGGAGATGGAGGCGAGGCCATACCAGGTGCTCAACACGTTGTACCACTTGCACGTCTACCTCACACAGAACGGGGAACTGGACGGCTACGACCCGGAAAGGCACACCGTTGCTTGGGCGAAGAGGAGCGGACTACTGACCACAGTCGACAGGTGGCTGCTGACGAAGCTCTCAAGGGCAGAGAAGGAGGTTCCGGCTGCGTACGAAAGGACTCGCTACAACGAAGTCTGCAAAGCACTCGAGGCGCTGGTGATCTCCCACGTCAGCCAGACCTACGTCAGGCTTGTGCGCGGAGAACTTTGGAAGGACGACCCGAAGGAAAGGAAGAGGAGACTCGCAATATACGCCACGCTGGGCCACGTACTGAGAAGGGCGGACATCATGCTGCACCCCGTCATCCCATTCGTCACTGAGTACCTCTACCAGCAGTCATTCTCTGGAAGGCGCAAGTGGCTCTCACCACTTCTGACAGAGGAGTTCCTAGAGCCGGCGCGGGTGGGTACAAGCCCGACGGCTGAAGCGTCTGTCGAGTTTGCTCTTGCAGCGGAGGAGGCGTCGAACTCCGCCAGAACGAAGGCCAGACTGAAGAGGCGCTGGCCCCTGAGGAGGATGAGCGTGCTTGTCTCAAGGCGAACTGTCGGGAAGGCGAGAGGTGCTAGGAGACTGACATGCTCTCTGTGCAACGTAAAGGAAGTGAATGTCACCTCCTCGGTCAAAGATTTCCCCGCCTCGTTCGAGCTCGTACCGAACGCGTCTCGTGTCGGAGCCCTCTTCAAGGAGAGGACGAGGGAGATCCTGGCCAGCCTGAAGCCTCTGACGGGCCAGGCTGCGCTATCCGTCTACCTGTCTGGAAAGCCCTTGGCCGTGGAGACGACTGCGGGGAAGGCCGAAGTGCCGACTGCCGCTTTGGAGCTGGTCGTCAAACCCGCCGACGGGTTCGAGGTGGGCGAGAGCACAGGTGTCTTCGTGGCCATCGACAAGACGAGGGACGAGGGGCTCGTCGCAGAGGGCCTCGTGAGGGACGTTGCCCGGAGGCTGCAGGCGCTCAGGAAGGTGAGGGGATACTCGCCCACGGCTGTCCTGAACACGGCGTCCGTCGCCGGGTTGGAGAAGGAGGAGCTGAATCTCCTGGAGCCCATGCAGAAGGAACTTGCCTTCCTGGTCAGGGTGCGGTCCGTCCGGCTGCTCGGGACTGCAGAGAAGGACGCCAAGTGGGCCGAGGAGGACCTGGACGGGAAGCCGGTCTACCTGGACGTAAGCTAG
- a CDS encoding polysaccharide biosynthesis C-terminal domain-containing protein, with product MQTATTVARGAAALYAATVMTLVLNTLYLVLLTNYISLQAVGLVSLLNVVVVGVATLAVLALPLSGSGVSATPPAVTRFISQYITGQGPARRVYLLAVGVCSVLSLAAAFVISSPSIASLVAGPNETNVVFFASVDAVFYSFAQLGGYSMLGAGRATSAGKLMVASAVIRYVFASALLVLGFGPAGVFMGFAVGDAVMAALANFYSYRVVEHARIEGASLKPVFAYMTSVFFAAAMGFAVSQTDKLLAFFQQGLGNLALYNIAAVGAAVASFAPNAATNVLVPALSGQGSLDEQKRATLRTYTRYVTLTAAPMGFGLAAVSPFLLRVFGDAYVSAAPLMAAISLSIALTAITSVYSSSLLVDDRAHHFTVSSLAALVGLVVVAVLTVPALGLMGIALGRSAMLFIMLGSVAYFVRRRRMLVLDVAAYLKSIAASGIMAVFVFVALDSAEMMFAFGRVETVVAAAVMMPVGLVFYLGVMRWLKAFSLADVDFIEVLLPSWLRWFTRLARRLL from the coding sequence ATGCAAACAGCAACGACCGTTGCCAGGGGGGCGGCGGCACTATACGCAGCCACAGTAATGACGCTCGTTCTCAACACGCTCTACCTCGTCCTCCTGACAAACTACATCTCGCTTCAGGCAGTGGGCCTCGTCTCGCTCCTCAACGTGGTAGTCGTCGGCGTCGCCACGCTCGCCGTCCTCGCACTCCCTCTGAGCGGCTCCGGCGTCAGTGCCACGCCTCCTGCGGTGACCAGATTCATCTCGCAGTACATCACTGGTCAAGGTCCGGCCAGGAGGGTGTACCTCCTCGCAGTTGGTGTCTGTTCTGTGCTCTCCCTCGCTGCCGCGTTTGTAATCTCGTCTCCATCCATCGCTAGCCTGGTCGCAGGGCCGAACGAGACGAACGTCGTATTCTTCGCCAGTGTGGACGCCGTATTCTACTCCTTCGCCCAATTAGGCGGCTATTCCATGCTGGGGGCGGGGAGGGCTACTTCTGCAGGGAAGTTGATGGTCGCATCTGCCGTCATCCGTTACGTCTTCGCGTCAGCGCTTCTTGTTCTCGGTTTCGGCCCCGCTGGCGTTTTCATGGGCTTCGCGGTCGGCGACGCGGTCATGGCCGCGCTCGCAAACTTCTATTCTTACAGGGTGGTGGAGCACGCCCGCATCGAAGGCGCGAGCTTGAAGCCGGTGTTCGCGTACATGACGTCGGTTTTCTTCGCCGCGGCCATGGGATTCGCGGTCTCGCAGACCGACAAGCTCCTTGCCTTCTTCCAGCAAGGGCTGGGGAACCTGGCCCTCTACAACATAGCGGCGGTAGGGGCGGCTGTTGCTTCCTTTGCTCCGAACGCAGCCACGAACGTCCTAGTCCCGGCGCTCAGCGGTCAAGGGTCGCTGGACGAGCAGAAGAGAGCGACGCTTCGGACCTACACTCGGTACGTCACCCTGACGGCTGCGCCTATGGGTTTTGGACTTGCTGCTGTCTCGCCCTTCCTGCTGAGGGTCTTCGGGGACGCCTACGTTTCGGCAGCTCCATTGATGGCCGCGATCTCCTTGTCGATAGCGCTCACTGCGATTACCTCAGTCTATTCTTCCAGCCTTCTCGTCGACGATAGGGCGCACCATTTCACGGTCAGCAGCCTTGCCGCCTTGGTCGGCCTGGTGGTCGTAGCAGTGCTGACAGTGCCTGCGCTGGGGCTGATGGGGATTGCTCTCGGGCGGTCTGCGATGCTCTTCATCATGCTGGGGTCCGTCGCCTACTTCGTCAGGAGGAGGCGCATGTTGGTGCTTGACGTGGCTGCGTACCTGAAGTCCATCGCCGCCTCGGGAATCATGGCGGTGTTCGTCTTCGTCGCCCTGGATTCCGCGGAAATGATGTTCGCCTTCGGAAGGGTCGAGACAGTTGTGGCAGCGGCCGTCATGATGCCTGTCGGGCTCGTCTTCTACCTTGGAGTGATGAGGTGGCTCAAGGCTTTCAGCCTAGCGGACGTTGATTTCATCGAGGTCCTGTTGCCTTCATGGCTCAGATGGTTCACTCGACTGGCCCGTAGGTTACTCTAG